Proteins encoded in a region of the Drosophila busckii strain San Diego stock center, stock number 13000-0081.31 chromosome 2L, ASM1175060v1, whole genome shotgun sequence genome:
- the LOC108607810 gene encoding uncharacterized protein LOC108607810, translating into MAQVKPKQNKQGKQAPAAKKTIQEKSSAQQKKNKQSSTQKKKCGCCKWALGSILIVALIAGALYYDTEVNGKGVFEKSATGKVLKNAGVLPHVQKGWYTTMSASARGYKWAEKHVPPYAQPAIKLACDCWKLLRNASCNAYTNALNLWQSKWPAMAKFIDQYVPEFSHKLEAFAAGVKDLFVSSYDKSATIIKEKVLVGRFSPENINQALNQTRNAALEYFNLFHKKVDAYAKLK; encoded by the exons ATGGCTCAGGTTAAacccaaacaaaacaaacaaggcAAGCAAGCGCCTGCTGCCAAAAAG ACCATACAAGAGAAGAGCAGCGCACAGCAAAAGAAGAACAAACAGAGTTCAACGCAGAAGAAGaaatgcggctgctgcaaaTGGGCGCTGGGAAGCATTTTGATTGTCGCCTTGATTGCGGGTGCTCTCTACTACGACACCGAAGTCAATGGCAAGGGAGTCTTTGAGAAATCTGCCACCGGCAAGGTGCTCAAGAATGCTGGAGTGCTGCCCCATGTGCAAAAGGGCTGGTATACAACAATGAGTGCCAGCGCACGTGGTTACAAGTGGGCGGAGAAGCATGTGCCGCCCTATGCCCAGCCAGCGATCAAGCTGGCATGCGATTGCTGGAAGCTGCTGCGTAATGCCAGCTGCAATGCCTACACCAATGCTCTGAACCTCTGGCAGTCCAAGTGGCCGGCGATGGCCAAATTT ATTGATCAATATGTGCCCGAATTCTCGCACAAACTGGAGGCCTTTGCAGCGGGCGTCAAGGATTTATTTGTCAGCAGCTACGACAAGTCCGCCACAATCATCAAGGAGAAGGTGCTGGT TGGTCGCTTCTCACCGGAGAACATTAATCAAGCATTGAATCAGACGCGCAATGCCGCCTTGGAGTACTTTAATCTGTTTCACAAAAAGGTGGATGCCTATGCCAAGCTTAAATGA